The Liolophura sinensis isolate JHLJ2023 chromosome 8, CUHK_Ljap_v2, whole genome shotgun sequence sequence gctggacttgaactcacagcgaccgcattggtgagagactcctgggtgattacgctgtgctagcgcgctaaccgactgagcccaGTGATAAAAGTGTAAGTAATAGCTGTGTCAGTGATAGTACTGTCAATGATAATCGTGACAATGGTTGTGGTGTCAGTGATAGTGGTGTCAGTGATAGTGTTGTCAGTAATGGTGATGGCAGTGCTAGTGGTGTCATTAATAGTGGCATCAATGATAATGTTGTCAATGACAGTACTGTAAATGATAATGATGCCAGTAATAGTGATGTCAGTGACAGTAGTATCAATGGTAATCCTGACAACGGTAGTGGTGTCAGTGATAGTGTTGTCCATGATAGTGGTGTCACTGATAGTAATGTGTTTGATTTTGGTGTCAATGATAGTGATGTCATTGATAGTAGTATGAATGATTATGTTGTCAATGGTAGTGGTGTCAGTGATAGAAGTGTCAATCACAGTTGTGTCATTGATAGTGGTGTCAATGATAGTGATATCAATGGCACCGATGACCTTGGCAGTAGTGTCAACGCTAGTGAATTCAATGTTAGTGATGTCAATGATAGTAGTGTCATTGATAGTGGTGTCGATGGTAGTTATGTCAATGATAGTAGTGTCGAAAGTATTGGTGTCAATGATAGTAATATCAGTCATAGTGGTATCAACGATAATGGTGTCAGTGATAGTGGTGTTAGAGATAGTGGTGTCAGTGATAGAAATGTCAATAAAAGTGATGTCAATGATAGTACTGTCAACGATAATTGTGCAATGGTTATGGTGTGAGTGATAGTGATGCCAATGATAGTGGTGTCAGTTGTAGTGGTGTCAGAGATAGTGGTGTCAGTGATAGAAGTGTCAATGGTAGTGGTGTCAGTGATGGTGATGTCATTGATAGTGGGGACAGTACAGTGTGACAGCGTATCAATTCAGGCATGGTAAAAATGGTCACAATAGTACAAATACATTCAACAGCTTGCATGTGAAGAGAGATTTTTCACGTGTAATATTTTGTCACTTACTATGATATAATGCAGCTTCTCTAATATTTAgtaagatcttccagcaacccgtggatggtcgtgagtttccagcgggttctgcccgctttcctaccaccataatgcgtataagtgaactattttgagtacggcgtaaaacaccaatgaaataaataaataaaacaatatttggtGAATCTCAGCTTTGGGCGGGGAATTTGTCTTCCCCAATTCAAACTGCCTGTTGGGCCTTGGCTGGTATGTACGATGGCTCGTATGTACGATGGTCGGTATGTACTGTGGCCCGTATGTACAATGACCCGTATGTATGATGGCCCTTATGTACGATTGCCGGTATGAACGATGGCCCGTATGTGCGATGGCCCGTATGTATGATGGCCCGTATGTGCGATGGCCCGTATGTACTATGGCCCGTATGTACAATGGCCCGTATGCATGATGGCCCGTATGTACGATGGCCGGTATGTACGATTGCCCAGTCTAATTAACCTTTGCTGAAGACCATCTATTTTCCATTACTGTGGTGATTCAGTATggcattattttatttatttatttatttaattgcccctttacgccgtactcaagaatattttacttctacgacggcggcttgcattatggtgggagaaaaccggccagagtccgggggaaacccacgaccatacgcaggttgccggaagaccttcccacgtacggccgaagaggaagccgcCATGAAGCAAGGCGTTAACCAACAACCAATAAAcagatattcatatatttggattataaatttcatataaaaactttttcacataaaaGAAAACCCCAGTCAGCATATTTTCAACCTGCGCAAGGGCCTAGATTTCAGACAGAAAGCTAATGAACAAACCAATGGATAAGAATATCTCAAATATTGATGTAAAACTAATAACAACAAGTTACTGAGATGACATCAAATGCGAATTATTAGTGATACACTAGGGCATTCTGAAACTAACAAAGTAATTAAGTAAGTTAGACGATGCGGTCGCTGACAGCTTAGCTTTTGATAAAGGCTACACGAGGCCTACTGTGGTatgttttttgtgaagccaaTGATCAAAGTAAGCCAATGATCCAAGTCATTACTAACCAACCCTTAAGGACAGGGTTTTAGGAATCATGGTGTAACGTTTTCACAGAAGGTATCAAAACGCAATGTGATCTCGGTAATGATGACGATTATCAAATGACTTACTGTGCTTTACCTGTAATTCCCCTGTTGGATTCTCTTTTGACGACACCCGCTATCTAGCACAACTGTGCCCAAGATATCAAAGGGCGAAATGAGACAGTTACTTGCGCTTAAGCGACTTTGTCACGTGATGAAATTTGAATACATAAGTAAGACTTTACCCCCGCAGATATCGACTCCTATtatgttgtaaatattatatAGAATTCGAGAAAGAAACTGTTCGATATCTCGACGGGGAGTGGTTGTCTTTTGTCAGCTATCTCTTACCTATTATAATTGCAAAGGGATAGAGACATTACATCAGGCGAATGTATTGATGAAGAATTGCAGAAAACCGGGAGAGGTTAGCAGAGTGGGTTAACCTCTGCCCCTGTTATTGTCAGGCTGTCCCCACCTCACTGTACTCCCTACCCCCGGGAAGCAGGTGCCTGACCTCGCACTCTTATAGATTATTGTATTCGACGCATATAAAACGCGATCAATGATCGGTGTATTGTTAATTTTCACGACCAAGATCGAATAGAAAGTTAAGTCACTCTCCAGCTCTTGTGAATGAAAGAATTTGAGTTCACAAGGGCCATGAAGGTGTCTTGACGGGTATGGGTTTTAATAAACAAGCAAGCTCCTTTCATCCACAGCGGCTAAGCCGTAGATATGGCTCAGAGCTGAATGCATTTGTATGATTATGGAGATCAGTTTCAACATCAGATATATTATTCGCCTTGTTCATGCtgtgttttgtgaaaagaaaatatctgaaattttaaatttgaatacgAATTAAACCTGTGTAAGAGGTGCCTTCGTCAGGAAATCACCTCCTTTCACACCCCGCCACCTCCAACCTCCTTCCCTCCCGCCTAACCCTCCCACCCATTATAGGTACATCGTGTTTCTTGTATTAATGGTATGGACAAGATTTATTATCTGTTGGCGTGGACGCTAAAAACAAACCGGTTTTATAATGAAGGGGggccctctcaccaatgcggtcgctgcgggtgcaagtccagctcctgctggcttcctctccgaccgtaggtgggaaggcctgcaatcaacctgcggatggtcgagcctttcccctgggctctgccctgtttcctcccatcataatgctggctgccgtcgtataagtgaaatattcttgagtacgacgtaaaacaccaatcagataaaaaataaatattataaagtgaaaaaactgtaaAAGAATATAGGTAGGTCATTTTTTAACTGCACAGAAGCTGTTTTATTGCAATAAGCCAAATATCACAAACTACGGTAAAATACACTCATAATTTGCGAGCAAGTATCCTCCGATGGAAAGGGCAGATTTCTTCAGATTCTATACAATTTCTAGTTCTATGGGATAATGGTCACTAACAGCCCAGGCCTGAAAAGttgaacaaaacaaagaaaaatatgagTTTAATATgaatggatttatttgatttttcctGAACACCACACTGAAGAATCTATGATTTATGCAATGGCGATCTGTTTAATCGTTGAGGATATACCTCCACCGGCTTGTCATGAAATTGCCTTTTCACAATAATGAAAGGAAAAACCCAAATGACCATTGTTAAACATCAGTGTTTACTGAGGCACCAGTTACTATAGACTAGTGTTGGTCCAAAGCGATATATTTGTGTGTACTTGATTTCACTTCATACAGATCTATTTGTGTGCGCCTAATCTTACTTCATAGAGATCTATTTGTGTGTACCTAATCTTACTTGACAGGGATCTTATTATGTATACTTGATCTCAATTCATAGGGATTTATCTGTTTCTACTTGATCGCAATTCATAAGGATCTATTTGTGTGTACTTGATCTCAGTTCACAGGGATCGGTTTGTGTGTACTTGATCTCACAACATCCGAGGTTGGATTACAGAGGCCCATTCGTTATACTTGACTGCAGCATTCGCTGCCAGCAGAGTGGAACGCCTAGGACACCTTAATCATTCTgttgattaattgattaattgactGATGATTATGGCTGTGCCAAAGAACTGTTTACTTATAGGACGGTAGTCAGGTTTATCAGGAGAGGAAACCTGAGTTCCACAAACAACTGACCTTTGATAGATTCTTGACAAGCCCCCTGATTCAAAACCGCGGCCGAAACAGCCactgctggatttgaacacacggCTTCATCGGTGAAGAGCCACCGCTTCAAAAACTTTACATATCTTTTTGGATGCGTCGAGTTTTAGGGGGTTGATACATACAAGTATCTCAAATAGTATAAAAAGAACACTAAACTTATGTATGTGGTGATTGTCAGTCACTAAAATAAAAGAACTCTTAAATGTTAATAGTTTGTGTTACCTGTTTAAATGTTAATAGTTTGTGTTACCTGCTTAAATGTTAATAGTTTGTGTATCTGGTTAAATGTTAATAGTTTATGTATCTGGTTAAATGTTAATAGTTTGTGTATCTGGTTAAATGTTAATAGTTTGTGTTACCTGGTTAAATGTTAATAGTTTGTGTATCTGGTTAAATGTTAATAGTTTGTGTTACCTGGTTAAATGTTAATAGTTTGTGTATCTGGTTAAATGTAAATAGTTTGTGTTACCTGCTTAAATGTTAATAGTTTGTGTTACCTGGTTAAATGTTAATAGTTTGTGTTACCTGGTTAAAACTTAAGCCCATCGTCTGGTGAAAGTTGTACGGCCTGGCACTGCCGGGGACAATGGCCGCCTTCAGCTTACCTCCTGAGATGATAAATCTAAAACCAGCATATGAGATTGTATCTGATGTGTTAGATGAAGAGATAGCCATTGATGGTTAATGATGTGAtgaatacaatattttgtattaagGTAGTGATGAATTTTACCAAACTGAAGTCAGCCAGGGAAGTGTAAGGTACATGACCGTTAAATTTTTCTGTAGAACTTTATATACTGGTGTGATGGTTTTACGACTAAATCTAATATTCTTACAGAATTTTTGCGTTAAATTCCAGACAGAAGCGATTTTAAAGAAAATCGGTGACTAGTGACaaaaagcagaattatgtatTGGATAGGGGCCTGCTGTAGGTAATGAATTAATCCATTAACAGAAAAAGCTAAATAAACGaaaatgtatgttattgttATTTGCTTGTGTGAATGGCGCAGTTGTTCTGTGGGAACCAAATAACCAATCTTGACTCCCTTCATTTCTTATCCATAACATAACAGCTGTTAACTGGTAAACTGTGATGTTCAGGTGGCTGTAGCAGGGACTCGCTACACAATGGTCATAACTGCTCCACTCTTGAGCCCGTCAGGAAATCAGATTTTCCCACATAATATATTCGTATATTGAACTAATGACGTATTCGAACTATATAGTCACAGGGAAGAAACCAAGTCGAATGGactttttttattgaatttcaAAAATGCTCTGAGGTATACACGTATTTCTAAATCGTCACTTGCATCTCTACAGAGCTGACAGTGAGTTTACCTGTCGTAGACACGGTCCTTTCTATCGaactgtcagtcagtcagatcAGCTGTCACAGACACAGTACTGTCCACATAGCCGTCAGTCTGTGACTTCAGCTGTCGTAAACACAGTCCATGTAAGCTGGTCCAGCTGTACGGTCAATCAGCACACTCGCCAGGCGTAGGCCCAGTCCGTGTTCTTACTCGTGTCAGCTGTACTCTCAATCAGCCTACCCACATGACGCAGGCAGTGTCCGTGTGAGTACAGTGTGAGTACCGCCGTTCAGCCTACTCACCTGTCGTAAGTTCAGTTCGTAAAAGTACTAACCATCGTGTCAGCTGTACTGTCAGATGGTCTACTCACCTGTCGGAGGCACAGTTCAGCTGTACTTTCATTCAGCACACTCACCTATGGTAGACACAGCCCGTGTGATTACAGACCATCGTGTCGGCTGTGCTGACAACCAGTACACTCACCAGTCGTAGGTACAGTGCATGCAATTGCTGGCTGTCGTGTAAGCTGTACTGTCACTTAGCCTAGTGACTTGTCGTAGACCGTGTGAGTGCTAATTGTCGTGTCAGCTAAAGTGTCATTCAACTTACTCATCTGTTGTAGACACAGCCCGTGTGAGTGTTGATTGTCGTGTCAGCTAAAGCGTCATTCAACCTACTCATCTGTCGTAGACACAGTCCGTTTATGTTCCGTTCATGTACAGTCAGTGTATGTACAGACCGTGTGAGTTCAGAATGTTGTGTCAACTGTACTGTCAATCGGCACACTCACCTGTCGTAGGCCCAGTCCGTGTGTGTTCAGAATGTTGTGTCAACTGTACTGTCAATCAGCACACTCACCTGTCGTAGGCCCAGTCCGTGTGTGTACTGACTGCCATGTCAGCTGTACTGTCAACCCGCCCACACACCTGTGGTAGACAGTCCGTGTGAGTGCTGACCCGTGTCAGTACTGTCAGTCAGCCCATTCACCTATCGTAGGCACACTCAGGTGTGTGTACTGACTGTCGTGTTATCTGTACTGTCAAACAGCACACTCACCTGTCGTAAGCACTGTCCGTGTGAGTTCTGACTGTCTTGTCAGCTGTACTTTCATTCAGCCCATTCACCTGTTGTAGGCAGACTCAGGTGTGCGTACTGACTGTCGTGTTAtctgtactgttagtctgcccACTCACCTGTCGTAGACACAGTCCGTGTGTGTACTGACTGTCGTGTCAGCTGTACTGTCATTCAGCCTACTCACCTATTATAGGCACAGTTCGTGGGAGTGCTAATTGTCGTGTCAGCTGTACTGTCAGATGGTCTACTCACCTGTCGTAGGCACAGTTCGTGGGAGTGCTAACTGTGGTGTCAGCTGTACTGTCAGATGGCCTACTCACCTGTCGGAGGCACAGTTAGTGGGAGTGCTGACTGTCGTGTCAGCTGTACTGTCAGATGGCCTACTCGCTGGTCGTAGACACAGTCCGTGTGATTACAGACCATCGTATCGGCTGTGCTGACAATCAGTACATTCACCAGTCGTAGGCACAGTGCATGCAATTGCTGGCTGTCGTGTCAGCTGTATTGTCAATCAGCCCACTGACATGCCGTAGACACAGTCTTTGTGAGTGTTGATTGTCGTGTCAGCTAAAGTGTCATTCAACCTACTCACCTGTCGTAGGCCCAGTCCGTGTGTGTACTGACTGCCATGTCAGCTGTACTGTCAATCCGCCCACACATCTGTGGTAAACACAGTCCGTGTGAGTGTTCACTCGTGTCAGCTCTACTGTCAATCAGCCTACTCACCTGTGGTAGACACAGTCCGTGTGAGTGCTGACCCGTGTCAACTGTACTGTCAGTCAGCCCATTCACCCATCGTAGGCGCATTCCGTTTGAGTGTCGTGTCAGCTGTACTGTCAATCCGCCCACACAACTGTGGTAGACGCAGTCCGTGTGAGGGCCAACTCGTGTCAGTTGTACTGTCAATCAGCCCACACACCTGCCGTAGGCACAGTCCATGTGTGTACTGACTGCCGTATCATTTGTACTGTCAGTCAGCCCACTCAACTTTGGTAGGCACAGTCCGTGTGTGTACTGACTGTCGTGTCATCTGTGCTGTCAGTCAGCCCACTCACCTGCCGCAAACACAGTCCGTGTGAGGGCCAACTCGTGTCAGTTATACTGTCAATCGGCCCACACACCTGTCGTAGGCACAGTCCATGTGTGTACTGACTGCCGTGTCATCTGTACTGTCAGTCAGCCCACTCAACTTTGGTAGGCACAGTCCGTGTGTGTACTGACTGCGGTGTCATCTGTACTGTCAGTCAGCCCACTCAACTTTGGTAGGCACAGTCCGTGTGTGTACTGACTGTCGTGTCATTTGTACTATCAGTCAGCCCACACACCTGTGGTGGACGCATGTAAGTGCTGACTCATGTCAGCTGTACAGTGAATCAGTCTACTCACCTGGCGTAGGCACAGTCCGCGTATATACTGACTGTCGTGTCATCTGTACTGTCACTCAGTCCACTCACCTGTCGTAGGCACAGTCCGTGTGTGTACTGACTGTCGTGTCAGCTGTACTGTCAATTAGCCATGTAAAGTTTCCGCCATGCAGAGGAGACGATGCCAGCTGATTGGCGGACATGTAAGCGCAGTCAGCATTCATATCACCTGCTATAAGAATGTTCTGAAACACAAACGACAGTAGGACATACATTGTGGTACACTCATTGTCATTCCCACTGATGAAAACCAGAAACACAAACGACAGTAGGACATACATTGTGGTACTGTCATTGTCATGCCCACTGATGAAAACCAGAAACACAAACGACAGTAGGACATACATTGTGGTACTGTCATTGTCATGCCCACTGATGAAAACCAGAAACACAAACGACAGTAGGATGTACATAGTGGTACGGTAATTGTCATTCCCACTGATGAACACCAGAAACACAAACAACAGTAGGATATACATTGTGGTACGATCATTGTCATTCCCACTGATGAAAACCATAGACAGAAATGACAGTACGACATACACTGTGGTACACAATTATAGATTTATCAATcctgaaaattatatttaaaaaaataaagatttatcaACATTGATTTATCTTGGAAAGAGATATATTAACGAGAATGTACCACATTGGACCATgtaattgttgttattattatcgATATCAACAATGTAATTATAGATATAGTTATCCAGAATGTCATATTCcacatatttaattattaatgtcTGCCATGTAATAACTCCTATCGACATTGTGattattaatattaaacatgtatttatcgaTATGGATAAACGTAATAAACATTACCAACAAAGTAATTTTTAGAATGAATATCGACATATATCGACAGCATGGTTTTcgatgtccacatttatatCGATATGAGGTAGTAATTTGTACATACAATGACATTATCGATATCAGAAATGCACTTATCGATCATGGAAATGTAACTGGTAATGCCGATATTGTAATTCTTGTaagaattcagtaatttaagGTTATATGTAGCATTCATTAGGTTATGTAAATGCGCTCAGTAATTAGTTTACttagagttatgccccttgtAATATGACACAGTTGTAGCCCCTTTACTAAGCATAGTGTTCTGAATGACCACTACGATGAGATCAGATTTCCCATGACACGTGATTAGTGTATCGTAAATGACCCATCCTCGATTTGCCAGACaacatacacactgtacatgtaaacatcattGTGATGAAATGTTACCGCCGAACAAATAAAGGTTACGAATATTGTTTCAACATCATCACATCTAACGACTGCGGCTTGTGTCAGCGGATTCGATTATATATCTAGATAAATTTACAAATCCTTTTTTGGTTTCACGTATTTTATCGGATCGAACTAATTTCCCGGTTCAATTTGTCAACTAACTGTCGTGGCTGATGACAGAAAGAATTCATTCGCTCGTTCGGTTTAGTGATAAAGTAACATGACTGATACGGTGATGAATTTAGTGAGCATGTTTTCAGCGTCTAAACTGGAGATATTACGTGAAaccaaattatttttatttgttaattaaaagTAAAATCTATTATGCATACAACATTGAACGTCCAGGCGTCTGGGGGTCTCTGTGGCTTAGTCGTTAACATGtttgtgcagcacaatgacccaggagatgGTCATAGCCcgctggctctgcccggtcttcTCTCACCATACTGTGGCTAGCatcgtatgagtaaaatattctttagtgcgaCGTAGGATaccaatcgaataaatgaaCGCGTCTGAAATGCATGCATCGAGGATACAAGCAAACATACTCGCATCACGAGACTCAATCTCGGGCAACGCCATCTTGCAGGGCACACTGCCCCAAGTGGCATCCCGTTCAGTTGTCAATGAAAATCATTAGCACAGACAGCAGATCAATAAACAAGACAACACGGCTCATAGGCCAACATATAAATTCATAGGAACACCACTAAGAAATTTAGAAAAGAATTAAACAAGAATTGTTTTGCTGGCAACATGCTCCCGTTCCGAGGAGAGATGATCTTTTCCACATTTACTGCGCTGAAATGGACAACAAAGGCTTGAAAAAAATCGTTATTTCTCAAATGAAGTACCTGAGTGTGGTATGTGGCGGCAACATGGCGATAGACGTCGACAAGATGAGAAATTTCCGCTGCAGCATCAGAAGGCTTGATATGGACGCCGATGAAGACAAACGTGGTCAGTGAGACTGTAGGGTAAGACAGAATGACACCAGCGTCAAGTTCATGATAATGTCTTACTGCAAGAATGGAATGGAAGCAAAATAGAGAAGATCAAGTCGGTGTATATTTATGTCCGGTATTCTCATGTGTAGGGTGTAACTTGGACGATTCTGCGATCTCACGTGGAATGTGTAAATTTGAAGGTTCTGCGATCTCATTTAAACgtgtaaatatttgtgtaaatgaGTCTTCTCAATGGTAAGAGTTACACTCACAGGTGTTGGGCAGACGAAGCTCGATTATAAAAGGCTCTCTCTCAAAGGCGTCTGTGTGATCGTCGGGACCGTCGTCATACTGCTCGACCGACTGGATGGTCACTTTActgaacctgtcagaaatcagcatacacctgtggatgatctgcttactaaacctgtcagaaatcagcatacacctgtggatgatctgcttactaaacctgtcagaaatcagcatacacctgtggatgatctgcttactaaacctgtcagaaatcaacatacacctgtggatggtctgcttactaaacctgtcagaaatcaacatacacctgtggGCTGTCACCTTACTGAACAcatcagaaatcaacatacacctgcGGACTGTCCCCTTActgaacctgtcagaaatcaacacACATCTGCGGACTGTCCCCTTACTGAACAcatcagaaatcaacatacatcTGCGGACTGTCCCCTTACTGAACAcatcagaaatcaacatacatcTGCGGACTGTCCCCTTActgaacctgtcagaaatcaacatacacctgttGGCTGTCACCTTACTGAACAtatcagaaatcaacatacatatGCGGACTGTCCCCTTACTGAACCTGtgagaaatcaacatacacctgcGGACTGTCCCCTTActgaacctgtcagaaatcaacatacatcTGCGGACTGTCCCCTTACTGAACAcatcagaaatcaacatacatcTGCGGACTGTCTCCTTACTGAACAtatcagaaatcaacatacacctgcGGACTGTCACCTTACTGAACAtatcagaaatcaacatacacctgcGGACTGTCCCCTTActgaacctgtcagaaatcaacatacacctgcGGACTGTCCCCTTACTGAACAcatcagaaatcaacatacatcTGCGGACTGTCCCCTTActgaacctgtcagaaatcaacatacacctgcGGACTGTCCCCTTACTGAACACATCAGAAATAAACACAGaccttatttttttaaagaaggcaaaaattaaaatacttaaaGAGGAAGAAAGGTTTAAACCTTAGCGACATTGACAGAACCAGCCCGACTGACTTTGGCGAGTAGTTGACGAATTTTAAACTTCTCTCTGAAAGTTAAAATAAACCCCTGTTTGACTAATTAGAATTCAGTGGTACGAGTGTCAGGAGGAATTCACGTCTCCTACCCTGACGAAGATTTACATACCGATATACAAAGGCATACTCTTCCTTGTAGCTCGTGCGTCCCAGTGGCTGGCTGACTTTGAAGCCATAGGGTGAGGTAGATAGCCTGAAAAATTACAGTTCACAGTCTTAGGTTACACAGATCAGGGTTGTAGGATGTACAGTCCAGAGCTATAGGCTACAAAGCTCACAAATATAGGCTATGCAGTTCAGTTACTAGTTATGCAGTTATAGGCTACATCATTCATATCTATAGGCTTTACAGTTCAGAGTTATAGGCTATACAACATACAGTTATGGGTTACACCGATCACACTTACAGGCTACATAGTTCACAGTTATAGGCAACAAAGTTCCCAGTTATAGGCCACACAGTTCACACCTATAGGCCACACAGTTCACAGCTATAGGCTACACAGTTTCCAGTTATAGGCAACACAGTTCACACTTATAGGCCACACAGTTCACAGCTATAGGCTACACAGTTCCCAGTAACAGGCTACACAGTTCATCGTTATAGGCAACACAGTTCACAGCTATAAGCAACACAGTTTACAGTTATAGGGAAACACAGTTCACAGTTACAGTCAACAAAGTTCACAGTTATAGGCAACACACTTCACATCTATAGATAACACAGTTCACAGTTACAGTCAACAAAGTTCACAGTTATAGGCAACACAGTCCACAGATATAGGTAACACAGTCCACAGTTATAGGTAACACAGTCCACAGTTATAGGCCACACAATTCACACTTATAGGCAACAAATTTCACACTTACAGGCAACATAGTTCACATCTATAGGCAACACAGTTCACAGTTACAGGCATCTAACTTCACATCTATAGGTTACACAGTTCACAGTTATAGGCAACACAATTCACACCTATAGGCTGCACAGTTCACAGGTATAGGCTACACAGTTCACAGTTATAGGCAACAAAGTTCACAGTTACACTCTTACAGAATACATACCCGGCAGTCTCAAATATATTGGAGAGATCTTAAGTTAAATACATCAATGAGAAAGGTGAACATATGGTCGCGTTTGGACATAGTAAGGTTTAAAACTACTAAGAAGAGATGAGGTACATGCAGTGTGAATCGGCGTAACCTATACAAGTGATATGTGGATGTGTGGACTTGGTAGGC is a genomic window containing:
- the LOC135473973 gene encoding deoxyribonuclease-1-like: MAVRECSLKVASFNIKWLSERKVHDPDIMTVITKILLRYDLVLILELRSNATDVMSRIVADMNMLSTSPYGFKVSQPLGRTSYKEEYAFVYRFSKVTIQSVEQYDDGPDDHTDAFEREPFIIELRLPNTFSLTTFVFIGVHIKPSDAAAEISHLVDVYRHVAATYHTQNILIAGDMNADCAYMSANQLASSPLHGGNFTWLIDSTADTTVSTHTDCAYDRFIISGGKLKAAIVPGSARPYNFHQTMGLSFNQAWAVSDHYPIELEIV